A stretch of the Corylus avellana chromosome ca6, CavTom2PMs-1.0 genome encodes the following:
- the LOC132185638 gene encoding SKP1-interacting partner 15, whose protein sequence is MRNHDPTFPKTPSNSPRPRAKAKPTISSSPLHHHYQIDLILGKMDACHIDRLPQDTLHQIFSSLPLRQIVICRSVCKHFHQILTSPHFKELIAAQPPSTLLALRPPHHHHHHHHHRHASSPPSLHVFDPDQDQWLRFTLDFLPFRSPHPVASARGLVYLWADSPHSSESSKSLVVCNPLTLQFKVLPQLGSAWSRHGSVLVDSANRVMVLSELAALYFSGSNQWLKFSSNLPSKPRSPILVSDSVYALCDMGSPWRNQWKLFSCSIKRLRSSQTWTRLERHEWGDVFDILKRPRLVRGNGNRLLMIGGLKSSFSLNASCSTILILRLDLDTLEWDEAGRMPLDMFRCFQESSKFKVFGGGDRVCFSAKRVGKLAVWDRCKGKGEWRWVDGVPGSGVGDGLCRGFVFEARLTALP, encoded by the coding sequence ATGAGAAATCACGACCCCACATTTCCGAAAACCCCAAGCAATAGCCCAAGGCCAAGGGCCAAGGCCAAGCCAACCATCAGCTCCTCTCCCCTTCACCACCACTACCAAATCGATCTGATCCTCGGAAAAATGGACGCGTGCCATATCGACCGGCTCCCGCAGGACACTCTCCATCAGATCTTCTCGAGTCTCCCGCTCCGCCAGATCGTGATCTGCCGCTCGGTCTGCAAGCACTTCCACCAGATTCTGACCTCACCGCACTTCAAAGAACTCATTGCCGCCCAACCACCTTCCACCCTCCTCGCTCTCCGCCCacctcaccaccaccaccaccaccaccaccatcgcCACGCTTCCTCCCCTCCCTCCCTCCACGTGTTCGATCCGGACCAGGATCAATGGCTCAGATTCACCCTCGATTTCCTCCCCTTCCGGTCCCCACACCCTGTCGCCTCCGCGCGCGGGCTCGTCTACCTCTGGGCCGACTCGCCCCACTCGTCCGAGTCGAGCAAATCCCTCGTGGTTTGCAACCCCTTGACTCTGCAATTCAAAGTCCTCCCCCAGCTCGGATCCGCCTGGTCGCGCCACGGCTCGGTCCTCGTCGACTCGGCCAACCGAGTCATGGTGCTTTCGGAGCTCGCGGCCCTGTACTTCTCCGGCTCAAACCAGTGGCTCAAGTTCTCATCCAACCTGCCCTCGAAGCCGCGAAGCCCAATCCTGGTGTCGGACTCTGTGTACGCGCTGTGTGACATGGGTTCGCCGTGGCGGAACCAGTGGAAGCTGTTCTCTTGCTCGATCAAGAGGCTGAGGAGCTCCCAGACGTGGACTCGCCTGGAGCGGCACGAGTGGGGGGACGTGTTCGACATACTGAAACGGCCGCGTTTGGTGCGAGGCAACGGGAACCGACTGCTAATGATCGGAGGGTTAAAGTCGTCGTTTTCGTTGAACGCGTCGTGCTCGACGATCCTGATCCTGAGGCTGGACCTGGACACGTTGGAGTGGGACGAGGCGGGTCGGATGCCCCTGGACATGTTCAGGTGCTTCCAGGAGTCGAGCAAGTTCAAGGTGTTTGGTGGTGGCGATAGGGTCTGCTTCTCGGCCAAGAGGGTTGGGAAGCTGGCCGTCTGGGACCGCTGCAAGGGCAAAGGGGAGTGGCGTTGGGTAGATGGGGTGCCCGGGAGCGGCGTCGGCGACGGCCTCTGCCGTGGATTCGTGTTCGAGGCCAGGCTCACGGCGTTGCCCTGA